GCCATAACAGTGCTTTACCCCCGTAAGTGATACAAGACGCACTACCTAAATAGTTTTCGGGGAGAACCAGCTATTTCCGGATTTGTTTAGCCTTTCACCCCTATCCACAGCTCATCCCCTAACTTTTCAACGTTAGTGGGTTCGGACCTCCAGTACCTGTTACGGCACCTTCATCCTGGCCATGGATAGATCATCCGGTTTCGGGTCTACGCCGTGCTACTAAACGCCCTTATCAGACTCGCTTTCGCTACGCCTCCCCTATTCGGTTAAGCTCGCAACACAACGTAAGTCGCTGACCCATTATACAAAAGGTACGCAGTCACCCCACAAGGAGGCTCCCACTGTTTGTATGCATGCGGTTTCAGGTTCTATTTCACTCCCCTCCCGGGGTTCTTTTCGCCTTTCCCTCACGGTACTGGTTCACTATCGGTCGATCACGAGTATTTAGCCTTGGAGGATGGTCCCCCCATGTTCAGACAAGGTTTCACGTGCCCCGCCCTACTTTTCGCTAACTTAGTACCACGGATCTGTTTTCGAATACGGGGCTATCACCCACTACGGCCGGACTTTCCATTCCGTTCTTCTAACAGTTCCGCTATCACTAGCAGGCTCTTCCCCGTTCGCTCGCCACTACTAGGGGAATCTCGGTTGATTTCTTTTCCTCCGGCTACTTAGATGTTTCAGTTCACCGGGTTCGCTTCAATATCCTATGTATTCAGATAAAGATGACCATTGCTGGCCGGGTTTCCCCATTCGGATATCGGGGATCAAAGCTTCATTGCCAGCTCCCCCCGCTTTTCGCAGGCTTGCACGTCCTTCATCGCCTGTGATCGCCAAGGCATCCACCACATGCACTTAGTCGCTTGATCCTATAACCTTGTCCTCTCTCGCGAGAGCGGCTACAGGCAAATCTTTGTGCGACCGTTATCCCGACTAAGAAATAACGATCGATGCAATCACAACGTACTGCCAATGCCTCATCAGCATCAGCAATACAACCTTCTTCCAATTTGTTAAAGAGCGTGGCATTTCGTTTCCAAAAGCCAAAGATAAACACCCATGCTTATCTTTAGGTTTTGGTGGAGGATAACGGGATCGAACCGTTGACCCCCTGCTTGCAAAGCAGGTGCTCTCCCAGCTGAGCTAATCCCCCGTGTTTAGACGTTGGTGGGTCTGGTTGGAATCGAACCAACGACCCCCGCCTTATCAAGACGGTGCTCTAACCGACTGAGCTACAGACCCTCGTCTGTTGCCACTACTGAACAACCGATAGGTTGTGGGTGCCAGAGATGCTTTCTCTAGAAAGGAGGTGATCCAGCCGCAGGTTCCCCTACGGCTACCTTGTTACGACTTCACCCCAGTCACGAACCCCGCCGTGGTAAGCGCCCCCCTTGCGGTTAGGCTACCTACTTCTGGCGGAACCCGCTCCCATGGTGTGACGGGCGGTGTGTACAAGACCCGGGAACGTATTCACCGCGACATGCTGATCCGCGATTACTAGCGATTCCGACTTCACGCAGGCGAGTTGCAGCCTACGATCCGGACTACGATCGGCTTTCTGGGATTGGCTCCACCTCGCGGCTTGGCAACCCTCTGTACCGACCATTGTATGACGTGTGAAGCCCTACCCATAAGGGCCATGAGGACTTGACGTCATCCCCACCTTCCTCCGGTTTGTCACCGGCAGTCTCGTTAAAGTGCCCAACTAAATGATGGCAATTAACGACAAGGGTTGCGCTCGTTGCGGGACTTAACCCAACATCTCACGACACGAGCTGACGACAGCCATGCAGCACCTGTGTTCCAGCTCCCTTTCGGGCACTCCCAAATCTCTTCGGGATTCTGAACATGTCAAGGGTAGGTAAGGTTTTTCGCGTTGCATCGAATTAATCCACATCATCCACCGCTTGTGCGGGTCCCCGTCAATTCCTTTGAGTTTTAACCTTGCGGCCGTACTCCCCAGGCGGTCAACTTCACGCGTTAGCTCCGGTACTAAATGGTTTTACCCACCCAACACCTAGTTGACATCGTTTAGGGCGTGGACTACCAGGGTATCTAATCCTGTTTGCTCCCCACGCTTTCGTGCATGAGCGTCAGTATCGACCCAGGGGGCTGCCTTCGCCATTGGTGTTCCTCCACATCTCTACGCATTTCACTGCTACACGTGGAATTCCACCCCCCTCTGCCGTACTCTAGCCTTCCAGTCACAAGCGCAGTTCCCAGGTTGAGCCCGGGGATTTCACGCCTGTCTTAAAAAACCGCCTGCGCACGCTTTACGCCCAGTAATTCCGATTAACGCTCGCACCCTACGTATTACCGCGGCTGCTGGCACGTAGTTAGCCGGTGCTTCTTATTCCGGTACCATCATCCACACAGGGTATTAGCCCATGCGATTTTTTCCCGGCCGAAAGAGCTTTACAACCCGAAGGCCTTCTTCACTCACGCGGCATGGCTGGATCAGGGTTGCCCCCATTGTCCAAAATTCCCCACTGCTGCCTCCCGTAGGAGTCTGGACCGTGTCTCAGTTCCAGTGTGGCGGATCATCCTCTCAGACCCGCTACAGATCGTCGCCTTGGTGAGCCTTTACCTCACCAACTAGCTAATCTGATATCAGCCGCTCAATCAGCGCAAGGCCCGAAGGTCCCCTGCTTTCCTGCTCACAGAATATGCGGTATTAGCGTAACTTTCGCTACGTTATCCCCCACTGAAAGGTACGTTCCGATACATTACTCACCCGTTCGCCACTCGTCAGCGGAGCAAGCTCCCTGTTACCGTTCGACTTGCATGTGTAAGGCATGCCGCCAGCGTTCAATCTGAGCCAGGATCAAACTCTTCAGTTCAATCCAAAACACTCGCAATTCACTGACGGTAGAATTTTTACTTCTACCTCGATGGATCTCTCCATCCGTGTGATTGCCTTAATACTTTTTTGCGACTTGCGTCGCTTCGCATCAAGGCACCCACACCTATCGGTTGTTCAAATTTTTAAAGATCGCTACCGCGCCGTTTCTTTCGATTCGTCTGCAGCAGAGAAGCGAGATTATGAAGCACTTCCTACATCTCGTCAAGCACTTTCTCACTTCTTTTTTCCTACCAACTTCTTCTTCCCTTCCGCCGGAAACCCCGGCAGCAGCGAAGAGGGCGAATTATATACACACTAAAATCGCAGTCAACTACTTTGTGCAAAATCGGGGAAACAAATAAAAAAGCAGAGTCATTCAGTCAATCTCGAGGTACTGCACCTCAACAATATCTATTTCACGAACGCCATGAGGGCTCTGGAATCTTACCGAATCACCTTCCCTTGCCTTGAGCAATGCTCGCGCCAATGGCGATATCCAACTAATACGCCCTCTGGCAACATCAACCTCATCAACCCCTACAATGGTGTAGGTGTTTTCATCGCCATGTTCGCTGGAAACCGTAACCTTGGCGCCGAAAAAAATCTGGTCATTGCTTCCCTGGCGAAGCGGATCAACAATTTCTGCAATTTCGAGGCGCTTCGTCAAGAAACGTATTCGCCGATCAATTTCGCGTAACCGTCGCTTGCCATATATATAGTCACCATTCTCAGAACGATCACCATTTGAAGCTGCCCAAGCGACGATCTCGACCACATGTGGTCGCTCACGCTTTACGAGACCTTCCAACTCAGCCTTTAAACGCTCATGACCGGATGGAGTTATGTAGTTACGTGTCCCCGAGGGAAGAACCAGCGACTTCGGAAGCTCTTCATCCTCGTCGCTCTCCGTCTCTCTGACAAACGCCTTGTTCATCAGTACCCGATACTGTAGTGCTCGACATCAACACGAATCAATTCTCGCCCCAGTATTGACCCCGTACACTTGGCAAACGATTCAGCCCATCCACCACCCTCACGAAACGCAGTCTCCCCTGCATACTTGGCAACGCTCAAAATACGATCAACTGCCAGGATTTTCCCGGTTGGCGTCGCTACGTCACATTCGAGAACCGTGAATTCATGATCAAACCATTTGCGAGCCTCATCAGCCGGCATTCCGCCTGTCAGCTTGAAATCAAATTCCTTGTCTTTGCCAAAAGACACGATTACGTGGTGTTGCATTTTGCTCTCCTCCTTTGAATTGTTCAGGTTATTCTAACAAAACATCGTCAGTGCCTCAGGAGTTCGAGATGTCACTTCAACCACCCAGCGAAGAAGCTGCAAACTTGCTTCGAGTTCAGCTAAGTGAACGCCAGATAGAACATCGCGACCTAGACCTTGTAATCACCCACCTTAGCGAAAACCCGCCTCCGGATGATTTGTTGATCAGGCGACTCAAAAAAAGAAAATTGGGATTGAAAGACAAGATCATGCAACTGGAGCAGTTGCTTACGCCGGACATTCCAGCTTAGACCCAGCCTTAAGCGCACACGAACTTTCAGTACGCATTGCCGAATCGGCAACGGCAACCCTCGGGGAGAGGGAGGACTACAGAAACCACTCCTGCCAAAAGAACCGGCAGGAGCAGAAAGAACAAAATGACAACTGCGAGCGACTGAAGCCTAAAGGATCAGGCGACCAAGATACCAAGCTACTGCAGCCATACCGGCACTACATGGAATGGTCAGAATCCAAGCCCAGACGATTCCACCGGCAACCCCCCAGCGGACACGCCGGGCACCCCGAGTAGACCCCACCCCGGCAATAGCACCGGTAATGGTATGCGTCGTTGATACAGGAACACCCAGGGCAGTTGCCATGAAAAGCGTAATGGCTCCACCACTATTGGCACAAAAACCTCGGGCCTGATTCAATTTGGTGATGCGATTGCCCATCGTCTTGACGATCCGCCAACCACCAAACATCGTCCCCAGACCCATTGCCGTATAGCAGGAAAAAACAACCCAGCCCGGAATCGGTTCATTGGACTGGGACATGCCGGCTGCAATCAAGAGCATCCAGATGATCCCCACAGTTTTCTGCGCATCGTTACCGCCATGCCCCAAGCTGTAGGCTGCAGCAGACAAAAGCTGAAAACGGCGAAAATACTTATCGACCTTGCGCGGCGCCATATTCCGGCAAATCCACGAAACGACGACCATCAACGCCCCACCAATAAAGAAACCGAGCAGCGGAGCGACAAAAATAAAGGCTATGATTTTAAGGACACCCGCCGAAATCAAACCTGCAAACCCGGCTTTGGCTACTGCTGCCCCGACCAGCCCGCCAACCAACGCGTGCGATGACGATGACGGTATTCCGTAGTACCAAGTGATGATATTCCAGATAATGGCACCAATCAGGGCACCGAAGATGACGTAGTGATCGACGATGCTGGGATCAATGGTGCCCTTGCCGATGGTACTGGCAACCTTCAACTGGAACATGAAGTAGGCCAGAAAATTGAATGCCGCAGCCCAGATAACAGCCTGATGGGGCTTCAGGACGCGGGTTGAAACAATGGTAGCAATTGAATTTGCTGCATCATGAAACCCATTCATGAAGTCAAACAGCAAAGCGACAATCACCAGGGTAACAACGA
The sequence above is drawn from the Dechloromonas sp. TW-R-39-2 genome and encodes:
- the greB gene encoding transcription elongation factor GreB; protein product: MNKAFVRETESDEDEELPKSLVLPSGTRNYITPSGHERLKAELEGLVKRERPHVVEIVAWAASNGDRSENGDYIYGKRRLREIDRRIRFLTKRLEIAEIVDPLRQGSNDQIFFGAKVTVSSEHGDENTYTIVGVDEVDVARGRISWISPLARALLKAREGDSVRFQSPHGVREIDIVEVQYLEID
- a CDS encoding YdcH family protein, whose protein sequence is MSLQPPSEEAANLLRVQLSERQIEHRDLDLVITHLSENPPPDDLLIRRLKKRKLGLKDKIMQLEQLLTPDIPA
- a CDS encoding inorganic phosphate transporter, whose protein sequence is MDSIHISLGVVVTLVIVALLFDFMNGFHDAANSIATIVSTRVLKPHQAVIWAAAFNFLAYFMFQLKVASTIGKGTIDPSIVDHYVIFGALIGAIIWNIITWYYGIPSSSSHALVGGLVGAAVAKAGFAGLISAGVLKIIAFIFVAPLLGFFIGGALMVVVSWICRNMAPRKVDKYFRRFQLLSAAAYSLGHGGNDAQKTVGIIWMLLIAAGMSQSNEPIPGWVVFSCYTAMGLGTMFGGWRIVKTMGNRITKLNQARGFCANSGGAITLFMATALGVPVSTTHTITGAIAGVGSTRGARRVRWGVAGGIVWAWILTIPCSAGMAAVAWYLGRLIL